A portion of the Phacochoerus africanus isolate WHEZ1 chromosome 5, ROS_Pafr_v1, whole genome shotgun sequence genome contains these proteins:
- the LOC125128500 gene encoding 40S ribosomal protein S24-like has translation MEEDKLNPGLEPLRTLTIWTPKFMTNRLLPRKQMVLHPGKGTVPKTEIREKLAKMYKTTPDVIFLFGCGTHFGGGKTTGFGMIYDSSEHTKKNEPKHRLAKHGLYEKKKTSRKQRKECKNRMKKVRGTAKANGGAGQKEGVKILQ, from the exons ATGGAGGAAGATAAACTGAATCCTGGCCTGGAGCCGCTCAGG ACTCTAACTATCTGGACCCCGAAGTTCATGACCAACCGACTACTTCCACGGAAACAAATGGTCCTCCACCCTGGGAAGGGAACAGTACCTAAGACAGAAATTCGGGAAAAACTAGCCAAAATGTACAAGACTACACCGGATGTCATCTTTCTCTTTGGATGCGGAACCCATTTTGGTGGTGGCAAGACAACTGGCTTTGGCATGATTTATGATTCCTCGGAgcacacaaagaaaaatgagcCCAAACACAGGCTTGCAAAACACGGCTTGTATGAGAAGAAAAAGACCtcaaggaaacagagaaaagaatgcaAGAACAGGATGAAGAAAGTCAGAGGAACTGCAAAGGCCAATGGTGGTGCTGGCCAAAAAGAAGGAGTAAAGATTCTGCAGTGA